The following proteins come from a genomic window of Pseudomonas sp. MAG733B:
- a CDS encoding YkgJ family cysteine cluster protein has product MMKPNLIAAAEIDRLDTWAKYSAPMCGSCMSSCCTLPVEVKIKDLVRIGVVDEFELGDPPKNIAKRLQKEGLVERFNQKSGIFTLQRMSNNDCYYLDRKSRLCTIYEKRPDTCRNHPKIGPRPGYCAYKPKEVERERNSRSIERF; this is encoded by the coding sequence ATGATGAAGCCGAACCTGATCGCCGCCGCGGAGATCGACCGACTCGATACCTGGGCCAAGTACTCCGCCCCGATGTGCGGCTCGTGCATGTCCAGTTGCTGCACCCTGCCGGTCGAGGTCAAGATCAAGGATCTGGTCCGTATCGGCGTCGTCGATGAATTCGAGCTGGGTGACCCGCCAAAGAACATCGCCAAGCGCCTGCAAAAGGAAGGTTTGGTCGAGCGTTTCAACCAGAAGTCAGGAATCTTCACACTCCAGCGCATGAGCAACAATGATTGCTACTACCTGGATCGTAAGAGCCGTCTGTGCACTATTTATGAAAAGCGCCCGGATACTTGCCGCAACCACCCGAAAATCGGCCCACGGCCGGGGTATTGCGCGTACAAGCCGAAGGAAGTGGAGCGCGAGCGGAATTCTCGATCGATCGAGCGGTTCTGA
- the glnA gene encoding glutamate--ammonia ligase, which yields MSKSVQLIKDHDVKWIDLRFTDTKGTQHHVTMPARDALDDAFFEEGKMFDGSSIAGWKGIEASDMILMPDDSTAVLDPFTEEPTLILVCDVIEPSTMQGYDRDPRAIAKRAEEYLKSTGIGDTVFVGPEPEFFIFDEVKFKSDISGSMFKIFSEQGSWMSDQDVEGGNKGHRPGVKGGYFPVPPFDHDHEIRTSMCNAMEEMGLVIEVHHHEVATAGQNEIGVKFNTLVAKADEVQTLKYCVHNVADAYGRTATFMPKPLYGDNGSGMHVHLSIAKDGKNTFAGEGYAGLSDTALYFIGGIIKHGKALNGFTNPSTNSYKRLVPGFEAPVMLAYSARNRSASIRIPYVSSPRARRIEARFPDPAANPYLGFAALLMAGLDGIQNKIHPGDAADKNLYDLPPEEAKEIPQVCGSLKEALEELDKGRAFLTKGGVFSDDFIDAYIALKSEEEIKVRTFVHPLEYELYYSC from the coding sequence ATGTCGAAGTCGGTTCAACTCATCAAAGATCATGACGTCAAGTGGATTGATCTGCGCTTCACGGACACCAAAGGCACTCAGCACCACGTGACCATGCCGGCTCGCGACGCGCTGGATGACGCTTTCTTCGAAGAAGGCAAAATGTTCGACGGTTCCTCCATCGCTGGCTGGAAAGGCATTGAAGCTTCCGACATGATCCTGATGCCGGACGACAGCACTGCCGTTCTCGACCCCTTCACCGAAGAGCCGACCCTGATCCTGGTCTGCGACGTGATCGAGCCTTCGACCATGCAAGGCTACGACCGCGACCCACGTGCGATCGCCAAGCGTGCCGAGGAATACCTGAAGTCGACCGGTATCGGTGACACCGTATTCGTAGGTCCAGAGCCAGAATTCTTCATCTTCGACGAAGTGAAGTTCAAGTCCGACATCTCCGGTTCGATGTTCAAGATCTTCTCCGAACAAGGTTCGTGGATGTCCGACCAGGACGTGGAAGGCGGCAACAAAGGCCACCGTCCAGGCGTCAAAGGCGGCTACTTCCCGGTTCCTCCGTTCGACCACGACCACGAAATCCGTACCTCCATGTGCAACGCCATGGAAGAAATGGGCCTGGTCATCGAAGTTCACCACCACGAAGTGGCAACTGCCGGCCAGAACGAAATCGGCGTGAAGTTCAACACCCTGGTTGCCAAGGCCGACGAAGTTCAAACCCTGAAGTACTGCGTACACAACGTTGCTGATGCATACGGCCGCACCGCGACCTTCATGCCTAAGCCTCTGTACGGCGACAACGGTTCGGGCATGCACGTCCACCTGTCCATCGCCAAAGATGGCAAGAACACCTTCGCAGGCGAAGGCTATGCCGGCCTGTCCGACACCGCTCTGTACTTCATCGGCGGTATCATCAAGCACGGTAAGGCCCTGAACGGCTTCACCAACCCGTCGACCAACTCCTACAAGCGTCTGGTCCCAGGTTTCGAAGCTCCGGTAATGCTGGCCTACTCGGCTCGCAACCGTTCCGCTTCGATCCGTATTCCTTACGTGTCCAGCCCTCGCGCTCGCCGTATCGAAGCCCGCTTCCCGGATCCAGCAGCCAACCCGTACCTGGGCTTCGCTGCACTGCTGATGGCTGGCCTGGACGGCATCCAGAACAAGATCCACCCTGGCGACGCAGCTGACAAAAACCTGTACGACCTGCCGCCTGAAGAGGCGAAAGAGATCCCACAAGTTTGCGGCAGCCTGAAAGAAGCCCTGGAAGAGCTGGACAAAGGTCGTGCGTTCCTGACCAAAGGCGGCGTGTTCTCCGACGACTTCATCGACGCTTACATCGCTCTGAAAAGCGAAGAAGAAATCAAGGTACGCACCTTCGTACACCCACTGGAATACGAGCTGTACTACAGCTGCTGA
- the thiI gene encoding tRNA uracil 4-sulfurtransferase ThiI produces the protein MKLIVKVFPEITIKSRPVRMRFIRQLAKNIRAVLRDLDPAVVVNGVWDNLELETRVSDPKALKEMGERLSCMPGIAHFLQIDEYPLGDFDDIVAKCKQHYGDALAGKIFSVRCKRAGKHPFSSIDIEKYVGSQLRRQCGAAGIDLKKPEIEVRIEVRDQRLFVIHSQHNGIGGYPLGALEQTLVLMSGGFDSTVAAYQIMRRGLMAHFCFFNLGGRAHELGVMEVAHFIWKKYGSSQRVLFVSVPFEEVLGEILGKVDNSHMGVVLKRMMLRASSQIADRLQIEALVTGEAISQVSSQTLPNLSVIDCVTDKLVLRPLIASHKQDIIDLANEIGTADFAKHMPEYCGVISVNPKTAAKRHRVEHEEKEFDMAVLERALENAKLVPIDRVIDELGQDVQIEEVSDALAGQIVIDIRHPDAAEDDPLELAGIEVQTMPFYALNARFKELDPTRQYLLYCDKGVMSRLHAHHLLSEGHANVRVYRPS, from the coding sequence ATGAAATTAATCGTAAAAGTCTTCCCCGAGATCACCATCAAGAGCCGCCCGGTACGGATGCGTTTCATCCGCCAATTGGCCAAGAACATCCGTGCCGTGCTCCGCGATCTGGACCCGGCTGTGGTGGTGAATGGCGTGTGGGACAACCTCGAGCTGGAAACCCGCGTCAGTGATCCCAAGGCCCTGAAGGAGATGGGCGAGCGCCTGAGCTGCATGCCGGGCATCGCGCACTTCCTGCAAATCGACGAATACCCGCTGGGCGATTTCGACGACATCGTTGCAAAGTGCAAGCAGCACTACGGCGATGCGCTGGCCGGGAAGATTTTCTCGGTGCGTTGCAAACGCGCCGGCAAGCACCCATTTAGCTCCATCGATATCGAAAAATATGTCGGCAGCCAGTTGCGCCGTCAGTGCGGTGCCGCCGGGATCGACCTGAAAAAGCCGGAAATCGAAGTCCGCATCGAAGTTCGCGACCAACGGTTGTTCGTGATCCACAGCCAACACAACGGCATCGGCGGTTATCCGTTGGGTGCGCTGGAGCAGACGCTGGTGCTGATGTCCGGTGGTTTCGACTCCACCGTGGCGGCCTACCAGATCATGCGCCGCGGCCTGATGGCACACTTCTGCTTCTTTAATCTGGGCGGACGAGCCCACGAACTGGGCGTCATGGAAGTCGCGCATTTCATCTGGAAGAAGTACGGCAGCTCCCAACGCGTGTTATTTGTCAGTGTGCCGTTTGAGGAAGTGCTGGGAGAAATTCTCGGTAAAGTCGATAACAGTCATATGGGCGTAGTTTTGAAGCGTATGATGTTGCGCGCTTCCTCGCAGATTGCCGATCGACTGCAGATTGAAGCGCTGGTCACCGGTGAAGCGATCTCCCAGGTTTCGAGCCAGACACTGCCAAATCTGAGCGTGATCGACTGCGTGACCGACAAACTGGTCTTGCGTCCGCTCATCGCCAGCCACAAGCAGGACATCATCGACCTGGCCAACGAGATCGGTACCGCCGATTTCGCCAAGCACATGCCGGAATACTGCGGGGTCATCTCGGTTAATCCTAAGACCGCAGCCAAGCGCCATCGCGTCGAGCATGAAGAGAAAGAATTCGATATGGCGGTACTCGAGCGTGCGCTCGAAAACGCCAAACTGGTGCCGATCGATCGCGTGATCGACGAATTGGGCCAGGACGTTCAGATTGAAGAAGTCAGCGACGCGCTGGCCGGTCAGATCGTGATCGACATCCGCCACCCGGATGCCGCCGAGGATGACCCGCTGGAACTCGCTGGTATCGAGGTACAAACGATGCCGTTTTATGCACTGAACGCTCGTTTCAAGGAACTGGACCCTACTCGCCAGTACCTGCTGTATTGCGACAAAGGCGTGATGAGTCGCCTGCATGCCCACCATTTGCTCAGTGAGGGGCATGCCAATGTGCGCGTTTATCGACCGAGCTAA
- a CDS encoding glycogen/starch/alpha-glucan phosphorylase, protein MTQEPLVREAEVAAFRDAVLTKLTYAVGKDPDHAFDHDWFEAIALAARDHMVEHWMDHTRQIYRKGQKRVYYLSLEFLIGRLLFDSLSNLGLLDVAREALTELGVDLERIRLLEPDAALGNGGLGRLAACFLESMSTLGIAGHGYGIRYEHGLFRQAIVDGWQQEQTEHWLDFGNPWEFERPEVVYPIGFGGSVETVTDESGKSKQVWHPAETVRAIAYDTPVVGWRGASVNTLRLWRARAMEDLHLERFNAGDHLGAVAEVARAESISRVLYPADSTEAGQELRLRQEYFFVAASLQDLLRRHRNMHTSVLTLGDHASIQLNDTHPSIAVAELMRQLVDVYDVAWDAAWQVTVDTLSYTNHTLLPEALETWPVGLMERMLPRHMQIIYLINAQHIDSLRAKGIHDFDVLRAVSLIEEDNGRRVRMGNLAFLGSHSVNGVSGLHTQLMRKTVFSELHKLYPERINNKTNGITFRRWLYQANSELTSMLVDALGPELLDNPEERLLGLEPFAEKTAFRKAFAEQRLHSKKALAYLIHERLGIAVNPAAMFDVQVKRIHEYKRQLLNLMHTVALYQAIRAEPEIDWVPRVKIFAGKAAASYHQAKLIIKLTNDIARVVNNDPTVRGLLKVVFLPNYNVSLAESIIPAADLSEQISTAGFEASGTSNMKFGLNGALTIGTMDGANVEMSERIGTEHMFIFGLSAQQVEARKQNHEFNAAPDIAASHRLNDVLQAIRGGVFSPDDPSRYAGFIDSLVDYDRFLVCADFDSYWSAQMRVEAHWHDSQQWWRSAVLNTARMGWFSSDRTIREYATEIWKALE, encoded by the coding sequence ATGACTCAAGAACCACTTGTTCGCGAAGCAGAGGTGGCCGCATTCCGCGACGCCGTCTTGACCAAACTCACCTACGCGGTGGGCAAAGACCCGGATCACGCCTTCGACCACGACTGGTTCGAAGCCATTGCCCTGGCCGCGCGGGACCACATGGTCGAGCACTGGATGGACCATACGCGGCAGATCTACCGCAAAGGTCAGAAGCGCGTTTACTACCTTTCCCTGGAATTCCTCATCGGCCGATTGCTCTTCGACAGCCTTAGCAACCTCGGCCTGCTCGACGTAGCCCGCGAGGCCCTGACCGAGCTCGGCGTCGACCTTGAGCGCATCCGCCTGCTGGAGCCCGATGCGGCGCTGGGCAACGGCGGCCTGGGGCGTCTGGCGGCGTGCTTCCTGGAAAGCATGTCGACCCTCGGCATCGCCGGTCACGGTTATGGCATCCGCTATGAACACGGCTTGTTCCGCCAAGCCATCGTCGATGGTTGGCAGCAGGAACAGACCGAACACTGGCTGGATTTCGGTAACCCGTGGGAATTTGAGCGGCCGGAGGTGGTATATCCGATCGGTTTCGGTGGCAGTGTCGAGACCGTCACCGATGAAAGCGGCAAGTCCAAGCAGGTCTGGCACCCGGCGGAAACCGTACGGGCCATTGCGTATGACACGCCGGTGGTCGGCTGGCGCGGGGCGAGCGTGAACACCTTGCGTCTGTGGCGCGCACGAGCCATGGAAGATTTGCACCTGGAACGCTTCAACGCTGGCGACCACCTGGGTGCGGTCGCCGAAGTGGCCAGGGCGGAAAGTATTTCCCGCGTGCTGTACCCGGCGGATAGCACCGAAGCCGGGCAGGAACTTCGTCTGCGCCAGGAATATTTCTTCGTCGCCGCGTCCTTACAGGACTTGCTGCGCCGTCATCGCAACATGCACACCTCGGTGCTGACCTTGGGCGATCACGCCTCGATTCAGCTCAACGACACCCACCCCTCGATCGCTGTGGCCGAGCTGATGCGTCAATTGGTCGACGTGTATGACGTGGCCTGGGACGCGGCATGGCAGGTCACGGTCGACACGCTTTCCTACACCAACCACACACTGCTGCCCGAAGCGCTGGAAACCTGGCCGGTCGGTTTGATGGAACGCATGCTGCCGCGACACATGCAGATCATTTACCTCATTAACGCCCAGCACATTGACTCGCTGCGCGCCAAAGGCATCCACGACTTCGACGTACTGCGCGCGGTTTCGCTGATCGAAGAAGACAACGGCCGCCGCGTGCGCATGGGCAACCTGGCGTTCCTTGGTTCCCACAGCGTCAACGGCGTATCCGGGCTGCACACGCAGTTGATGCGCAAAACGGTGTTCTCCGAGTTGCACAAACTCTACCCGGAACGGATCAACAACAAGACCAACGGCATCACCTTCCGCCGGTGGCTGTATCAGGCTAACTCCGAGCTGACCTCGATGCTGGTCGATGCCCTCGGTCCGGAACTGTTGGACAATCCCGAAGAACGGTTGCTTGGTCTTGAGCCGTTCGCCGAGAAGACCGCGTTCCGCAAAGCTTTTGCCGAACAGCGGCTGCACAGTAAAAAAGCCTTGGCCTACCTGATTCACGAGCGGCTGGGGATTGCGGTCAATCCGGCGGCGATGTTCGACGTGCAGGTCAAGCGCATCCACGAGTACAAACGTCAGTTGCTCAACCTGATGCACACCGTGGCGCTGTACCAGGCGATTCGCGCCGAGCCGGAAATCGACTGGGTGCCGCGGGTGAAAATCTTCGCCGGTAAAGCGGCGGCCAGTTATCACCAGGCCAAGCTGATCATCAAGTTGACCAACGACATCGCCCGGGTGGTGAACAACGACCCGACCGTGCGCGGCTTGCTCAAAGTGGTGTTCCTTCCCAACTACAACGTCAGCCTGGCGGAAAGCATCATTCCGGCAGCGGATTTGTCCGAGCAGATTTCCACCGCCGGTTTCGAAGCCTCGGGCACCAGCAACATGAAGTTCGGCCTCAACGGCGCCCTGACCATCGGCACCATGGACGGCGCCAACGTGGAAATGAGTGAGCGCATCGGCACCGAGCACATGTTCATTTTTGGTCTGAGCGCACAGCAGGTCGAGGCGCGCAAACAGAACCACGAGTTCAACGCGGCGCCGGATATTGCCGCGTCACATCGGCTTAACGATGTGTTGCAGGCCATTCGGGGCGGGGTGTTCTCGCCGGATGACCCGTCCCGCTATGCCGGCTTCATCGACTCGCTGGTGGACTACGACCGGTTCCTGGTCTGCGCCGATTTCGATTCCTACTGGAGCGCGCAGATGCGCGTCGAAGCCCATTGGCATGACTCGCAGCAATGGTGGCGTTCAGCGGTGTTGAACACGGCGCGGATGGGCTGGTTCTCGTCGGACCGGACGATTCGTGAATATGCCACCGAGATCTGGAAGGCGTTGGAGTAA
- the typA gene encoding translational GTPase TypA, with translation MIENLRNIAIIAHVDHGKTTLVDKLLRQSGTLERNELNDERVMDSNDQEKERGITILAKNTAINWNGYHINIVDTPGHADFGGEVERVMSMVDSVLLLVDAQDGPMPQTRFVTKKAFEAGLRPIVVINKVDRPGARPDWVLDQIFDLFDNLGATEEQLDFKVVYASALNGIAGLDHTAMAEDMTPLYQSIIDDVPAPKVDRDGPFQMQISALDYNSFLGVIGVGRIARGRIKPNTPVVAIDADGKKRTGRILKLMGHHGLHRIDVEEAAAGDIVCISGFDQLFISDTLCDPLNVEAMKPLTVDEPTVSMTFQVNDSPFCGREGKFVTSRNIKERLDKELLYNVALRVEEGDSADKFKVSGRGELHLSVLIETMRREGFEMGVGRPEVIIRMVDGVKHEPYENVTIDLPEESQGAIMEQMGLRKGDLTNMVPDGKGRVRLEYNIPARGLIGFRNEFLTLTSGGGILTSIFDRYDAMKSGDMSGRQNGVLVSVATGKALTYSLETLQARGKLFVEHGQDIYEGQIVGLNSRDNDLGVNPTKGKKLDNMRASGKDETIALVPPVKFTLEQALEFVQEDELCEVTPKSIRLRKKILGESERTRAAKKSGN, from the coding sequence GTGATCGAAAATCTACGCAACATCGCCATCATTGCTCACGTTGACCATGGTAAAACCACCCTGGTAGACAAACTCTTGCGTCAATCCGGCACCCTGGAGCGCAACGAGCTCAACGACGAGCGCGTGATGGACTCCAACGACCAGGAGAAAGAGCGCGGTATTACCATTCTGGCGAAAAACACCGCCATCAACTGGAACGGCTACCACATCAACATCGTGGATACCCCGGGCCACGCCGACTTCGGCGGCGAAGTTGAACGCGTAATGTCGATGGTCGACTCCGTTCTGCTGCTGGTTGACGCCCAAGACGGCCCTATGCCGCAAACCCGTTTCGTGACCAAGAAGGCATTCGAAGCCGGCCTGCGTCCAATCGTGGTCATCAACAAGGTTGACCGTCCAGGCGCGCGTCCGGACTGGGTTCTGGATCAGATCTTCGACCTGTTCGACAACCTGGGTGCTACCGAAGAACAGCTGGACTTCAAAGTGGTTTACGCCTCTGCCCTGAACGGTATTGCTGGTCTTGACCACACCGCCATGGCTGAAGACATGACCCCGCTGTACCAGTCGATCATCGACGACGTACCAGCACCGAAAGTTGACCGTGACGGCCCGTTCCAGATGCAAATCTCGGCACTGGACTACAACAGCTTCCTGGGTGTCATCGGCGTTGGCCGTATTGCTCGTGGTCGCATCAAGCCAAACACTCCGGTTGTCGCTATCGACGCCGATGGCAAGAAGCGTACCGGCCGTATCCTGAAGCTGATGGGTCACCACGGTCTGCACCGCATCGACGTTGAAGAAGCAGCTGCGGGCGACATCGTCTGCATCAGCGGCTTCGACCAGCTGTTCATCTCCGACACTCTGTGCGATCCACTGAACGTCGAAGCGATGAAGCCGCTGACCGTTGACGAACCTACCGTATCGATGACCTTCCAGGTTAACGACTCGCCGTTCTGCGGCCGTGAAGGCAAGTTCGTCACCAGCCGTAACATCAAGGAACGTCTGGACAAAGAGCTGCTGTACAACGTTGCTCTGCGCGTTGAAGAAGGCGACTCGGCTGACAAGTTCAAAGTGTCCGGCCGTGGTGAGCTGCACCTCTCCGTACTGATCGAAACCATGCGTCGCGAAGGCTTCGAAATGGGTGTTGGTCGTCCTGAAGTGATCATCCGCATGGTTGATGGCGTCAAGCACGAACCGTACGAAAACGTGACCATCGACCTGCCGGAAGAATCCCAGGGCGCGATCATGGAACAAATGGGCCTGCGTAAAGGCGATCTGACCAACATGGTTCCGGATGGCAAGGGCCGTGTGCGCCTTGAGTACAACATCCCGGCCCGTGGCCTGATCGGTTTCCGTAACGAGTTCCTGACCCTGACCTCCGGTGGCGGCATCCTGACTTCGATCTTCGATCGTTACGACGCGATGAAGTCCGGTGACATGTCCGGCCGTCAGAACGGTGTTCTGGTTTCGGTTGCTACCGGTAAGGCTCTGACCTACTCGCTGGAAACCCTGCAGGCTCGTGGCAAGCTGTTCGTTGAACACGGCCAGGATATCTACGAAGGTCAAATCGTTGGCTTGAACAGCCGCGACAACGACCTGGGTGTAAACCCAACCAAAGGCAAGAAGCTCGACAACATGCGTGCTTCGGGTAAAGACGAAACCATCGCTCTGGTTCCGCCTGTCAAGTTCACTCTGGAGCAAGCTCTGGAGTTCGTACAGGAAGACGAGCTGTGTGAAGTCACTCCTAAGTCCATCCGTCTTCGCAAGAAGATCCTGGGTGAAAGCGAGCGTACCCGCGCTGCGAAGAAGTCCGGTAACTAA
- a CDS encoding DUF2339 domain-containing protein, which yields MQWMLMLIGLVLGWILDESFGDALLGALLGLAIGQAFRIGKLASQADEQRRLLERAQVALHGVEQRLAVLELPGFTAPETLEPDISESVPAPEIIVAQSPIETPELIWELPPDPVDAWKPEPVTREQQQPAIPSGPNFIERAINGARAWLFGGNTVLRVGVVLLFLGLAFLLRYATEGVVVPIELRYAGVAAAALGLLGLGWWLRSRNNNYALMLQGAGVAVLYLTVFAAMRLHPLIDPSAAFGLLVAVTVFSAILAITQDSLGLASVAALGGFAAPILASTGSGSHVALFSYFALLNAGILGIAWFKAWRLLNVIGFVGTFGIGFAWGARSYTPELLWSTEPFLILFFLMYLAIGLLFARRKLLEMGDAPEDGSREALLHWSARKGDYVDGTLLFGPPLVGFGLQFALVQHLEFGAAFSALALGIIYMGLARLLFAGRTLLLAETCLALGVIFTSLAIPLGLDARWTTAAWAVEGAGILWLGLRQQRALARAFALLLQLGSALAFLSELRDGQSSLLEGAPLGALMLGIALLFSFYQLHKAQPEQTSAWERKGLPVLACLGLSFLYLLAPLFFFAHGTAISWALAGLVTLLVGLRLRSRTFVFTAFAVQWLGGALFLVAEPMLDEGLRPLAHGEFWTPLVLGVAGLVGAWRLQLASLAGLSAQRLSQALLVWGAGWWALAWVSEVLRFAPLSLQATLLLAVATLSVALWTVLALRLKWPSLGLLCTVLIPAAGLVLLAAWHSRYHPAASFGWLAWIAVFVVHFISLRRLAPMLPAWVLSTAHVLGCWLLIGVLALELRYGLLLLSEQYNAWRWLGWAILPSLYLVLMAAPRAWPWPISEYSREYRVYAAAPLALLMLGWFWLANIFSDGLAEPLPYVPLINPLELGLLFALFGVYVWFRSAVSQVELRQDFASSATQLIAGVSLFVFFTALVMRTAHHWSGVPYELDALLESMRVQAGLSIVWTLMALSLMIGGHLRHRREVWLIGAALIGVVVAKLFFVELSNRGGLARIVSFIGVGVLLLVVGYFAPLPPKRVEAVPEAERPAPETEGVSS from the coding sequence ATGCAATGGATGTTGATGCTGATTGGCCTGGTGCTGGGCTGGATACTCGATGAGTCTTTCGGCGATGCGCTGCTGGGCGCTTTGCTCGGGTTGGCGATCGGTCAGGCCTTTCGTATCGGCAAATTGGCTTCGCAGGCCGACGAGCAACGCCGCTTGTTGGAGAGGGCGCAGGTTGCGTTGCATGGCGTGGAGCAGCGTTTGGCCGTATTGGAACTACCCGGTTTCACTGCCCCTGAAACCCTTGAACCTGATATCAGTGAATCCGTTCCGGCACCTGAGATCATCGTCGCGCAATCCCCTATCGAAACGCCTGAACTGATCTGGGAACTGCCTCCCGACCCCGTCGATGCCTGGAAACCCGAACCGGTCACCCGCGAGCAGCAACAACCGGCCATCCCGAGCGGCCCCAACTTCATCGAGCGCGCCATCAACGGCGCTCGCGCCTGGCTGTTCGGCGGCAACACGGTGTTGCGGGTCGGCGTGGTGTTGTTGTTCCTCGGTTTGGCCTTTTTGTTGCGCTATGCCACCGAAGGTGTGGTGGTGCCGATCGAGTTGCGTTACGCCGGTGTCGCGGCGGCGGCGCTGGGCCTGCTTGGTCTCGGTTGGTGGCTGCGATCGCGAAACAATAATTACGCGTTGATGCTGCAGGGCGCCGGGGTCGCGGTGTTGTACCTGACGGTGTTTGCGGCGATGCGCTTGCATCCGCTTATCGATCCTTCGGCGGCGTTTGGGCTGCTGGTCGCGGTGACGGTGTTTTCGGCAATTCTCGCCATCACCCAAGACTCCTTGGGACTGGCCTCAGTGGCAGCATTGGGCGGCTTCGCCGCGCCCATCCTGGCCTCCACCGGCAGCGGAAGCCACGTGGCGTTGTTCAGCTATTTCGCCTTGCTCAACGCCGGCATCCTTGGCATCGCCTGGTTCAAGGCCTGGCGCCTGCTGAACGTGATCGGCTTCGTCGGCACGTTCGGCATCGGTTTCGCCTGGGGTGCACGGTCCTATACGCCGGAGCTGTTGTGGAGCACCGAGCCGTTCCTGATCCTGTTCTTCCTGATGTATCTGGCCATCGGTCTGTTGTTCGCCCGACGCAAGCTGCTGGAAATGGGCGATGCACCTGAGGATGGCAGCCGCGAGGCGCTGCTGCACTGGTCGGCGCGCAAGGGTGACTACGTCGACGGCACGCTACTGTTCGGTCCGCCCTTGGTGGGCTTCGGTTTGCAGTTCGCGCTGGTGCAGCATCTGGAGTTCGGCGCAGCGTTCAGTGCCTTGGCGCTGGGCATCATTTACATGGGCCTGGCCCGTTTGCTGTTCGCCGGTCGTACGTTGCTGCTGGCGGAAACCTGCCTGGCCCTGGGCGTGATCTTCACCAGCCTGGCGATTCCCCTGGGGCTCGATGCGCGCTGGACCACCGCCGCATGGGCAGTGGAGGGCGCGGGGATCTTGTGGCTGGGCCTGCGTCAGCAACGAGCGTTGGCCCGAGCCTTTGCCTTGCTGCTGCAACTGGGCTCGGCGCTGGCGTTTCTCAGCGAGTTGCGCGATGGGCAGAGCAGCCTGCTCGAAGGCGCACCGTTGGGTGCGCTGATGTTGGGTATCGCGCTGCTGTTCAGTTTCTATCAGTTGCATAAAGCGCAGCCCGAGCAGACGTCGGCATGGGAGCGCAAAGGCCTGCCGGTGTTGGCGTGTCTCGGCCTGTCGTTCCTCTACCTGCTGGCGCCGCTGTTTTTCTTCGCCCATGGCACGGCGATCAGTTGGGCATTGGCCGGGTTAGTCACGTTGCTGGTCGGTTTGCGCCTGCGTTCGCGGACATTTGTCTTCACTGCTTTCGCTGTGCAGTGGCTGGGTGGTGCGTTGTTCCTGGTCGCCGAACCCATGCTCGATGAAGGCTTGCGTCCATTGGCCCATGGCGAATTCTGGACGCCGTTGGTGCTCGGTGTGGCGGGGTTGGTCGGGGCCTGGCGCTTGCAGCTCGCCAGCCTTGCCGGGCTGAGTGCGCAACGCTTGTCCCAGGCATTGCTGGTGTGGGGCGCAGGCTGGTGGGCGCTGGCGTGGGTCAGTGAAGTGCTGCGCTTTGCCCCGTTGTCCTTGCAGGCGACGCTGCTGCTGGCTGTCGCGACCTTGAGTGTTGCGTTGTGGACCGTGCTGGCGCTGCGCCTGAAATGGCCATCGCTGGGGCTGCTTTGCACCGTGCTGATCCCGGCGGCCGGGCTGGTGTTGCTCGCAGCCTGGCATTCGCGCTATCACCCGGCGGCCAGCTTCGGCTGGTTGGCGTGGATAGCGGTGTTCGTCGTGCATTTCATCTCGCTGCGACGCTTGGCGCCGATGCTCCCTGCGTGGGTGCTCAGTACCGCCCATGTGCTCGGTTGCTGGCTGCTGATCGGCGTGCTGGCCCTGGAGTTGCGATACGGCTTGCTGCTGTTGTCCGAGCAATACAATGCCTGGCGCTGGCTGGGTTGGGCGATTTTGCCGAGCCTGTATCTGGTGTTGATGGCCGCGCCGCGTGCCTGGCCATGGCCGATATCGGAGTATTCCCGCGAATACCGCGTGTATGCCGCCGCGCCCTTGGCGTTGTTGATGCTGGGCTGGTTCTGGCTGGCCAACATCTTCAGTGACGGCTTGGCCGAGCCGCTGCCCTACGTGCCGCTGATCAACCCGCTGGAGCTGGGTTTGCTGTTTGCACTGTTCGGCGTTTACGTCTGGTTTCGCAGCGCCGTGTCGCAAGTCGAGCTGCGCCAGGATTTCGCCTCCTCCGCCACACAACTGATCGCTGGCGTCTCGCTGTTCGTGTTCTTTACTGCACTGGTGATGCGCACGGCTCATCACTGGAGCGGCGTGCCGTACGAACTCGATGCGCTGCTTGAATCGATGCGGGTGCAGGCCGGTCTGTCGATCGTCTGGACCTTGATGGCCTTGAGCTTGATGATCGGCGGCCATTTGCGTCATCGCCGCGAAGTCTGGCTGATCGGCGCGGCGCTGATCGGTGTGGTGGTGGCCAAATTGTTCTTTGTCGAATTGAGTAACCGCGGCGGACTGGCGCGGATCGTGTCGTTTATCGGCGTCGGCGTGTTGCTGCTGGTAGTGGGCTACTTCGCCCCGTTGCCGCCCAAGCGCGTCGAGGCTGTGCCGGAAGCTGAAAGACCGGCCCCGGAAACCGAAGGAGTGTCGTCTTGA